From a region of the Thiomicrorhabdus sp. genome:
- the fliD gene encoding flagellar filament capping protein FliD, producing MANEIGTTLLNTLTNSTFDIGNMSKALADAGVAGPKSILEKNQTKVNTELSALTYLKTNVEAFQSYLGDLSSPSLFQSRQATSSDDSVVSIQTNGVPVSGSYQVQSLQMAQAHTLVANKVFSSASDTISTGTLTINVGGQSKDIVVDASNNTLEGLQNTINNGDFGVNAAIINNGGNYQIMFSSKQSGAASEISLSGLADFDTNGLTTTSEAQDAVMSINGLTISNNTNSFNNVVDGLQITLKSVSPQTTQSLSVTTDSEKITSAVTDFADVYNQLDSILDDLGSYKELTPDEKSSEDYAYFGDLAGSSLLRSLKSQLRDSLNGAISELSDPNTLAAAGLSFDKTGKLNVDTEKLNNLVSNNLDGLASLFSKNGQTSDPLMKVVGGNDLTQAGNYSVNISQVAERASVTGGAVTYSPNEYKLASDKVIDPTAALTIEAGAGFQIAVNGGAPSAVTLTAGSYSSKELLAAQMQTDINTQTGQSVSVTYDAAQSRFEISNSTGTLDITSATSMSNQGFSSTNSYASEQLIDLSGGDVSFNVSIDGATSAAATIGAGKYTLNELAQKMGTTINGLTEVASAGASVRVSTDGGVLNISSERYGINSDVTLDTFSNAGNAGLTANLTDQGQNVAGTITTASGDLSLGIYVDSNDGRKVKISDYAIIAGAPAEVRGLQFDILGGATGARGDITFSQGFASRIDQTINRLLDSDNGLISGRVDSLNSKVDDYSEKSDKLDARYEMLLMKYQLQFSSLQSMLASSKQTSDYLTATFSNNNNN from the coding sequence ATGGCTAATGAAATTGGCACAACGCTTTTAAACACCTTAACAAATAGCACGTTTGATATTGGGAATATGTCAAAAGCTCTTGCAGATGCAGGTGTTGCAGGCCCAAAGTCGATATTGGAAAAAAATCAAACAAAAGTCAATACTGAGTTAAGTGCACTTACCTATTTAAAAACCAATGTTGAAGCTTTTCAAAGTTACTTGGGTGATTTATCTTCACCATCGTTATTTCAAAGCCGTCAAGCGACCTCTTCTGATGATTCAGTTGTCTCTATTCAGACTAATGGAGTGCCTGTTTCAGGCTCTTATCAAGTTCAGTCCTTGCAAATGGCTCAAGCTCACACTTTGGTGGCCAATAAGGTCTTTAGCTCAGCTTCAGATACGATTTCAACAGGAACTTTAACGATTAATGTTGGCGGTCAGTCAAAAGATATTGTGGTTGATGCTAGTAATAACACGCTTGAAGGTTTACAGAACACAATTAATAACGGTGATTTTGGAGTGAATGCCGCGATTATTAATAATGGTGGAAATTATCAGATTATGTTTTCTTCAAAACAGTCTGGGGCGGCTTCAGAGATTTCGTTAAGTGGTTTGGCTGATTTTGATACTAATGGATTAACAACGACTTCAGAAGCTCAAGATGCAGTAATGAGCATTAATGGGTTAACCATTTCAAATAATACCAATAGTTTTAATAACGTAGTTGATGGTTTGCAGATAACTTTAAAATCAGTTTCTCCGCAAACAACACAAAGCCTATCAGTGACCACTGATTCTGAAAAAATAACCAGTGCTGTTACCGATTTTGCTGATGTTTATAACCAATTGGATAGTATTTTAGACGATTTAGGTTCATATAAAGAATTGACACCAGATGAAAAAAGTTCTGAAGATTATGCGTATTTTGGTGATCTAGCCGGAAGCTCTCTATTAAGAAGTTTAAAATCTCAATTACGGGATTCTTTAAATGGAGCGATTTCTGAATTAAGCGATCCAAATACTTTAGCGGCAGCGGGATTAAGTTTTGACAAAACAGGCAAGCTTAATGTTGATACTGAAAAGTTAAATAATTTAGTGAGCAATAACTTAGATGGTTTGGCTAGTCTTTTTTCAAAAAATGGTCAAACTTCAGATCCTTTAATGAAAGTCGTTGGTGGAAATGATCTGACTCAAGCAGGTAACTACTCTGTAAATATTTCTCAGGTAGCTGAAAGAGCGAGTGTTACGGGTGGAGCTGTTACTTATTCTCCTAATGAATATAAGCTTGCCAGTGATAAAGTCATTGATCCTACTGCTGCTTTAACAATTGAAGCTGGTGCAGGCTTTCAGATTGCGGTAAATGGTGGAGCACCATCAGCTGTTACGTTGACAGCAGGAAGTTATTCATCTAAAGAGCTTTTAGCAGCACAAATGCAAACTGATATTAATACTCAAACGGGCCAAAGTGTGAGTGTCACTTACGACGCAGCACAATCAAGATTTGAGATTAGTAACTCAACGGGTACTCTCGATATAACCTCGGCTACTTCAATGAGCAATCAAGGTTTTTCTTCTACTAATAGTTATGCAAGTGAACAACTCATTGATTTGTCAGGTGGAGATGTAAGCTTTAATGTTTCAATTGATGGAGCAACTTCTGCAGCCGCCACTATTGGTGCAGGTAAATATACATTGAATGAATTGGCCCAGAAAATGGGAACAACTATTAATGGTTTAACAGAAGTAGCTTCTGCAGGAGCATCGGTTAGAGTTTCGACTGATGGAGGAGTTTTAAATATCTCTTCTGAGCGTTATGGAATAAACTCTGATGTAACCTTAGATACATTTAGCAATGCTGGAAATGCTGGCCTAACCGCTAATTTAACTGATCAAGGACAAAATGTTGCTGGAACCATTACTACCGCTTCGGGAGATTTAAGTCTTGGAATCTACGTTGATAGTAATGATGGAAGAAAAGTAAAAATTTCTGACTATGCAATTATTGCTGGTGCACCTGCTGAAGTAAGAGGTTTGCAATTTGATATTTTAGGTGGAGCAACGGGTGCTCGTGGTGATATTACTTTTTCTCAGGGGTTTGCGAGTCGTATAGATCAAACGATTAATCGTCTGCTCGATTCAGATAATGGTTTGATTAGCGGTAGAGTGGATTCTTTAAATTCTAAAGTTGATGACTATAGCGAAAAAAGTGATAAGTTGGATGCTCGATATGAAATGTTACTAATGAAGTATCAATTACAATTTTCTTCACTACAATCAATGTTGGCAAGCTCAAAGCAAACAAGTGATTATTTAACCGCAACTTTCTCAAATAATAATAACAATTAA
- a CDS encoding flagellar protein FlaG, with translation MIDSMQPDSLLKNSSVELPRTIASNESAKVSMQSVSQNVVRQNTDITGTKSKEADGQINAAEIDSQMTSINAQLQKLQNYLKFERDEDSDRMVIFVKDRETGEVIRQIPTQEFLAISKSIGQYLDMSKQLSEKNSPLVGMFTNETV, from the coding sequence ATGATAGATTCTATGCAACCTGATAGCCTGTTAAAAAATTCCTCTGTCGAGCTACCAAGAACCATCGCCTCAAATGAGTCGGCTAAGGTTAGTATGCAGAGCGTTTCACAAAATGTTGTGAGACAAAATACTGATATTACTGGAACCAAATCAAAAGAGGCTGATGGCCAAATTAATGCTGCTGAGATTGATAGTCAAATGACAAGTATCAACGCTCAGTTACAAAAACTTCAAAATTATTTGAAGTTTGAACGGGATGAAGATTCAGACAGAATGGTCATCTTCGTTAAGGATAGAGAAACTGGTGAAGTTATTCGCCAGATTCCTACTCAAGAATTTCTTGCTATATCAAAAAGTATTGGTCAATACTTAGATATGAGCAAACAGCTTTCTGAAAAGAATTCGCCACTCGTTGGTATGTTTACCAATGAAACTGTATAA
- a CDS encoding flagellar protein FlaG, translated as MSSPVMETNSAKPVATPVATEVVKPKQVEASVVSPNIKTQQETEQAIQDQVDQLNSKLDQTGLGLAFSVDENTRSSVVKVIDKTTDEIIKQYPNEDSLKMMKNIQDYLNSVQQSSATTKEGLTGVLFNEII; from the coding sequence ATGTCATCCCCTGTGATGGAGACTAATTCAGCTAAGCCGGTGGCAACACCGGTAGCCACAGAAGTAGTAAAACCTAAGCAGGTTGAGGCCTCAGTCGTCTCTCCGAATATAAAGACTCAGCAAGAAACTGAGCAGGCAATTCAAGACCAAGTTGATCAACTTAATTCAAAGCTTGATCAAACGGGTTTAGGATTAGCCTTCTCAGTAGATGAAAACACTAGGTCTTCAGTAGTTAAAGTGATTGATAAAACGACTGATGAAATAATAAAGCAGTACCCGAATGAAGACTCGTTGAAAATGATGAAAAACATTCAAGACTATCTAAATTCGGTTCAACAAAGTAGCGCGACAACAAAAGAGGGTTTGACAGGCGTGTTATTCAATGAAATCATATAG
- a CDS encoding flagellin translates to MAMVINTNMSAINATRQLDGSSREQAVSMERLTSGLRINSAADDAAGLAVATKMTSQIRGTDQAVRNANDGISLAQTIDGASEEMGNMMQRQRELAIQGLNGTYSTTDIAAMQAEYDALTAEVGRISTTTKFNGVAVMQTGAAINVHAGWEATANDKVAITTIGGSAIATALASGTAGAVGTSALVTALDTQITALNTARSGVGAVQNRLEYTVSNLQNVSENVSAARSGIQDADFAKESANLARTQVLQQAGMSMLSQANSNSQNVLALLR, encoded by the coding sequence ATGGCAATGGTAATCAACACAAATATGAGTGCAATCAATGCAACTCGTCAGTTAGATGGTTCATCTAGAGAACAAGCAGTTTCAATGGAACGCTTAACTTCTGGTTTGCGTATTAACAGTGCAGCAGATGATGCAGCAGGTTTAGCCGTAGCAACAAAAATGACTTCTCAGATTCGTGGTACGGATCAGGCAGTTCGTAATGCAAATGATGGTATTTCATTGGCACAAACTATCGATGGTGCTTCAGAAGAAATGGGCAACATGATGCAACGTCAGCGTGAGTTAGCAATTCAAGGTTTAAACGGTACTTACTCTACAACTGATATTGCTGCAATGCAGGCTGAATATGATGCTTTAACAGCTGAGGTTGGTCGTATTTCAACAACTACTAAGTTTAATGGTGTTGCGGTAATGCAGACTGGAGCGGCAATTAACGTTCATGCAGGTTGGGAAGCTACAGCAAATGACAAAGTTGCTATCACAACTATTGGTGGTAGTGCTATTGCTACAGCATTAGCATCAGGTACAGCAGGTGCTGTGGGTACTTCTGCTTTAGTTACTGCTTTAGATACTCAAATTACAGCATTGAACACGGCTCGTTCAGGTGTGGGTGCGGTACAGAACCGATTAGAATATACGGTATCTAACTTACAAAATGTAAGTGAAAACGTTTCAGCAGCTCGTTCTGGTATTCAAGATGCTGACTTTGCAAAAGAGAGTGCTAACTTAGCTCGTACACAGGTTCTACAGCAGGCAGGTATGAGCATGTTGTCACAAGCTAACTCTAACTCTCAAAATGTTTTAGCCTTATTACGATAA
- a CDS encoding flagellin: protein MAMVINTNMAALNATRQLDGSSREQSVSMERLTSGLRINSAADDAAGLAVATKMTSQIRGTDMAVRNANDGISLAQTIDGASEEIGNMMQRQRELAIQGLNGTYSTTDIAAMQAEYDALTAEVGRISTTTKFNGVPVMQTGAAINIHAGWETTANDKIAVTSIGGSAIATALASGTAGLVGTSALVASLDTQITGLNTARSGVGAVQNRLEYTVSNLQNISENISTARSQIQDADFAKESANLARTQVLQQAGMSMLSQANQQSQNVMQLLQ, encoded by the coding sequence ATGGCAATGGTAATCAACACTAATATGGCAGCTCTAAACGCAACTCGTCAACTTGATGGTTCAAGTCGTGAACAATCAGTTTCTATGGAGCGATTAACTTCTGGTTTGCGTATCAATAGCGCTGCAGATGATGCAGCAGGTCTTGCAGTAGCAACAAAAATGACTTCACAGATTCGTGGAACAGATATGGCAGTGCGCAATGCAAATGATGGAATTTCTTTAGCACAAACTATTGATGGTGCATCAGAAGAAATTGGCAATATGATGCAACGTCAACGTGAGCTAGCTATTCAAGGTTTAAACGGTACTTACTCTACAACTGATATTGCTGCAATGCAGGCTGAATATGATGCCTTAACAGCGGAAGTTGGCAGAATCTCAACAACGACTAAATTTAATGGTGTACCTGTTATGCAGACTGGAGCCGCTATTAATATCCATGCAGGTTGGGAGACTACAGCCAACGATAAAATCGCAGTTACCTCTATTGGAGGAAGTGCCATTGCTACAGCATTAGCATCAGGTACAGCAGGTCTTGTTGGTACTTCTGCTTTAGTGGCATCGTTAGACACTCAAATTACAGGATTAAACACAGCTCGTTCTGGTGTTGGTGCGGTACAAAACCGATTGGAATATACCGTATCTAACTTGCAAAACATAAGTGAAAACATCAGTACTGCAAGATCACAGATTCAGGATGCTGACTTTGCAAAAGAGAGTGCTAACTTAGCTCGTACACAAGTACTACAGCAAGCTGGTATGAGTATGCTTTCGCAAGCTAACCAGCAATCACAGAATGTGATGCAGTTATTGCAGTAA
- a CDS encoding 6-hydroxymethylpterin diphosphokinase MptE-like protein, whose product MTITNTAFNETVLTGYYPEVFKQHRSSDVYRQFVGTSLPENQLFVVLGTDSGLLLDYLAQISTSGQRFICLDFPEVIESLNSTRPNLTAEYENFKFELFNIEDFDLDQLYTDYRDYIVRNAVMALNSIMASGNEQPYQGVSEKMTEAINRFSADRQDNQNFKQFYDCQLENLSDLMHPISKLENKLDKNVPAIVLGGGPSLDGLIPWIKENQDKLWIFAVSRICGRLKQEGITPDFIGVVDPQPLMFDYSREMYLFQEQSVLITGNHPCPTIIRQWGGLKTYAQNRFPWRRGSENNFDAGGPTVSNSLFGAAVCLGLRNIYLAGVDLCFTPEGKTHESASVEARKQVVAKGEVQVTNYLGEMTTTNLQLYMALNSFENQLMNFKAFCSNLNVFNLSETAAVAKGISYQATKEIDLVSNKQNAIELFSKELAFDAETTRHFLKEMRGQINQHVGWLNALQKISQQGQQLASTLFEKPALKQKRINEIIKLKKRLEGKLASDYSVMVNYAYDEFMQTLKPLDSEQAMSNDEISQSFIDFFSGIRVATKRFIEKLEKAQEEIKFRENEITQNVDFEALVHHWIESGVPGRFYVWLDYFAPNSIDYYKENVPGLVADLDAQYAEVFTSNKNLDAKFEQTTMEIDPAELINRLLKAFQASSLEEVQEIYQQLENQQDAELLFYKKYTATLIMQLQGQEKEALIHLITLDPNYELYLIQNSVYPLAVKLEDYEVAIKSLQSLCQVDINYLPRLANLIAFLGNSEGAIELLKQYPNLFKDTSAVLDLINLLASVDKQQTNQIIIKAQSSSEINQQQLSDFLNSIQYSL is encoded by the coding sequence ATGACTATAACCAACACCGCTTTTAATGAAACCGTTTTGACTGGCTATTATCCTGAGGTCTTTAAACAACACCGTTCCAGTGATGTGTATCGCCAATTTGTTGGAACGTCTTTGCCAGAAAATCAATTGTTTGTTGTCTTGGGAACGGATTCTGGATTGTTGTTGGACTACTTGGCTCAAATTTCAACTTCAGGTCAACGTTTTATCTGTTTGGATTTCCCTGAAGTCATTGAATCTTTGAACTCTACTCGACCAAATTTAACCGCTGAGTATGAAAACTTTAAATTTGAGTTGTTCAATATAGAAGATTTTGATTTGGATCAGCTATATACGGATTATCGTGATTATATTGTACGTAATGCCGTTATGGCTTTGAACTCCATAATGGCCTCAGGTAATGAACAGCCCTACCAAGGGGTGTCTGAGAAAATGACAGAAGCAATTAATCGTTTTTCTGCCGATAGACAGGATAATCAAAATTTTAAACAGTTTTATGATTGTCAGTTAGAAAACTTGAGTGATTTAATGCACCCCATATCCAAGCTTGAAAATAAGTTAGATAAAAATGTGCCAGCAATCGTTTTGGGAGGAGGGCCTTCTCTTGATGGTCTGATACCTTGGATAAAAGAAAACCAAGATAAATTGTGGATTTTTGCAGTAAGTCGGATCTGTGGACGTCTTAAGCAAGAGGGTATTACACCAGATTTTATCGGGGTAGTTGACCCTCAACCATTGATGTTTGACTATTCTAGAGAAATGTATTTATTTCAGGAACAAAGTGTTTTGATTACTGGCAATCATCCTTGCCCAACGATTATTCGGCAATGGGGTGGTTTAAAAACCTATGCACAAAACCGTTTTCCCTGGAGAAGAGGAAGCGAAAATAATTTTGATGCAGGCGGACCAACGGTCTCTAATAGCCTGTTTGGTGCCGCTGTTTGTTTAGGATTAAGAAACATTTATTTGGCTGGTGTCGATTTATGCTTCACACCTGAAGGAAAAACGCACGAGTCTGCAAGTGTTGAAGCACGAAAGCAAGTGGTTGCAAAAGGCGAGGTTCAAGTCACTAATTATTTGGGAGAGATGACGACTACCAATCTACAGCTTTATATGGCTCTCAATAGTTTTGAAAATCAATTGATGAACTTTAAAGCGTTTTGTTCAAACTTAAACGTATTTAACTTAAGTGAAACGGCCGCGGTTGCAAAAGGGATATCCTATCAAGCAACGAAAGAGATTGATTTGGTAAGTAATAAGCAAAATGCCATTGAACTTTTTTCTAAAGAATTGGCTTTTGATGCTGAGACAACACGACATTTTTTAAAAGAAATGAGAGGTCAAATAAATCAACATGTTGGTTGGTTAAATGCATTACAAAAAATATCTCAACAGGGGCAGCAGTTAGCCTCTACACTTTTTGAAAAGCCTGCCTTGAAGCAAAAGCGTATTAACGAAATCATTAAGCTTAAAAAAAGATTGGAAGGAAAGCTAGCCAGTGATTATTCAGTAATGGTCAATTACGCTTATGATGAATTTATGCAAACCTTAAAGCCGCTTGATTCTGAACAAGCGATGTCTAATGATGAGATTAGTCAGTCATTTATCGATTTTTTCTCAGGCATTAGAGTTGCTACAAAACGATTTATTGAAAAGCTAGAAAAGGCTCAAGAAGAAATTAAGTTTAGGGAAAATGAGATAACCCAAAATGTTGATTTTGAGGCTCTAGTGCATCATTGGATTGAGAGTGGGGTTCCTGGGCGGTTTTATGTATGGTTAGATTATTTTGCACCTAACTCAATAGATTACTATAAAGAAAATGTTCCAGGCCTGGTCGCTGATTTAGATGCTCAGTATGCAGAAGTATTTACCTCAAATAAAAACCTTGATGCAAAATTTGAGCAAACGACAATGGAAATAGATCCTGCTGAATTGATTAATAGACTTTTAAAGGCTTTTCAGGCTTCTTCACTAGAAGAGGTACAAGAAATTTATCAACAATTAGAAAACCAACAGGATGCTGAATTACTTTTTTACAAAAAATATACCGCAACTTTAATCATGCAACTTCAAGGTCAAGAAAAAGAAGCATTAATTCATTTAATTACTTTAGATCCAAATTATGAGTTATATCTCATTCAAAACAGTGTTTACCCATTAGCAGTTAAGCTTGAAGATTATGAAGTAGCCATCAAGTCATTACAGTCATTATGCCAAGTTGATATTAATTATCTGCCAAGGCTAGCAAACCTTATCGCCTTTCTAGGGAATTCTGAAGGAGCAATAGAGTTATTAAAACAATACCCTAACCTGTTCAAAGATACCTCAGCGGTTTTAGATTTAATTAATTTATTGGCTTCTGTTGATAAACAACAAACAAATCAAATCATTATAAAAGCGCAGTCTAGTTCAGAGATTAATCAGCAACAACTCTCTGATTTTCTAAATTCTATTCAATATAGCTTATAG
- a CDS encoding pseudaminic acid biosynthesis-associated methylase: protein MEYKTEQEKFWAGQFGDDYIARNQDERLLISKTALFSKILAKTGLIQSVLEFGSNIGLNLKAVNALLPSTELSAIEINNTAAQSLQAWGKCEDIFEQSILDFVPQKTYEMTMVLHVLIHINPDELTHVYKKLYDASHRWIFLAESYNPTPVEVNYRGNTSKYFKRDFAGELMAQHPDLKLVDYGFVYHNDPSYPLDDPTWFLLEKPTA, encoded by the coding sequence ATGGAATATAAAACAGAGCAAGAGAAGTTTTGGGCAGGACAATTTGGCGATGACTATATAGCAAGAAATCAGGATGAACGATTACTGATTAGTAAAACAGCCTTATTTTCAAAAATTTTAGCAAAAACAGGATTAATTCAATCGGTATTAGAATTTGGTTCAAATATTGGTTTAAACCTAAAAGCGGTTAATGCACTGTTGCCAAGCACTGAATTATCAGCAATTGAAATTAACAACACTGCCGCACAATCTTTACAGGCCTGGGGTAAGTGCGAGGATATTTTTGAGCAATCAATTTTAGATTTTGTACCTCAAAAAACCTATGAAATGACTATGGTTTTGCATGTGTTAATTCATATTAACCCTGATGAATTAACCCATGTTTATAAAAAACTATACGATGCCAGTCATCGATGGATATTTTTAGCGGAATCCTATAATCCAACACCTGTTGAAGTGAATTACCGAGGAAATACCAGTAAGTATTTTAAACGTGACTTTGCAGGGGAATTAATGGCACAACATCCAGACTTAAAATTAGTTGACTATGGTTTTGTCTATCATAACGACCCATCATATCCACTAGATGATCCTACTTGGTTTTTATTAGAAAAACCGACAGCATAG
- a CDS encoding glycosyltransferase family 2 protein, producing the protein MERSHLKTAIIIPAFNEQMTIQKVVNSVKFAGSVIVVDDCSTDNTSKMAIEAGAIVVKHNINKGYDSALESGFAKANELNVDFAITLDADGQHPSELLNTMINLFEQNQLLVLGVRDKLPRFSEKLFAFYTKKKFGVKDPCCGLKGYSMTFYRQHGCFTRYPSIGTDLMFSALHSGAKAEQINFKVKERLDKPRFGSVLTSNLKILNALIKTIKYYGL; encoded by the coding sequence ATGGAGCGATCTCATTTAAAGACAGCGATAATTATTCCGGCTTTTAATGAGCAGATGACTATTCAGAAAGTGGTTAACAGCGTTAAGTTTGCAGGTAGTGTAATAGTGGTGGATGATTGCTCTACCGATAACACATCAAAAATGGCCATAGAAGCCGGGGCGATTGTAGTAAAACACAATATCAACAAAGGCTATGACTCAGCACTTGAATCTGGGTTTGCTAAAGCGAATGAACTTAATGTTGATTTTGCCATAACGCTAGATGCCGATGGCCAACATCCTTCCGAGCTTTTGAACACTATGATTAATCTTTTTGAGCAAAATCAATTATTAGTTTTGGGTGTTAGAGACAAGTTACCGCGCTTTTCAGAAAAACTATTTGCTTTTTACACTAAGAAAAAATTTGGTGTTAAAGACCCGTGTTGCGGACTAAAAGGTTATTCCATGACGTTTTATCGACAACATGGGTGTTTTACCCGTTACCCGTCTATAGGTACTGATTTAATGTTTTCTGCTTTACACTCAGGGGCCAAGGCAGAACAAATAAATTTTAAGGTAAAAGAGCGTTTAGACAAGCCAAGATTTGGCAGTGTGTTAACCAGTAATTTAAAAATACTTAACGCACTTATAAAAACAATAAAGTATTACGGACTCTAA
- a CDS encoding N-acetylneuraminate synthase family protein encodes MSKNPFLQIEDTRVGKDYPVYFIADIAANHDGDLERAKDLIFLAAEAGADAAKFQHFNAKTIVSDKGFKDLGTQSSHQAKWQKSVFDVYQDATVNLDWTETLKACCKEAGITFFTSPYSFDLVDYIDPYVPAYKIGSGDITWIEMIEYIASKQKPYIIATGASNLKDVERAVSAGLAVNKSLGLMQCNTNYTASLENFKYIQLNVLKEYEALYPNLVLGLSDHTPGHTTVLGAVAFGARMIEKHFTDDTTRIGPDHAFSMDPQSWKEMVNATRELENAMGTGIKKIEENELETVVLQRRSIRLKHDITANTTLQKEDLEVLRPCPKDAIPPYEIEQVIGKSVCKNLIKGEHLKWSDLI; translated from the coding sequence GTGAGTAAAAACCCGTTTTTACAAATTGAAGATACGCGAGTTGGTAAAGATTACCCCGTCTATTTTATTGCTGATATTGCAGCTAATCATGATGGAGATCTTGAGCGAGCAAAAGATTTAATTTTTTTGGCTGCTGAAGCAGGTGCTGATGCTGCTAAATTTCAGCACTTTAATGCAAAAACGATTGTTAGCGATAAAGGCTTTAAAGATTTAGGAACGCAATCTTCTCATCAAGCTAAGTGGCAAAAATCGGTGTTTGATGTTTATCAAGATGCCACCGTTAACCTTGATTGGACAGAAACCTTAAAAGCATGTTGTAAAGAAGCTGGCATCACTTTTTTTACCAGTCCCTATTCATTTGATTTGGTTGATTACATCGATCCATATGTACCAGCGTACAAAATTGGTTCAGGTGACATTACTTGGATTGAGATGATTGAATACATTGCCTCAAAGCAAAAGCCTTATATCATCGCAACAGGTGCTTCAAATTTAAAAGATGTTGAGCGTGCCGTTAGTGCCGGCCTTGCTGTAAATAAAAGTTTGGGTTTAATGCAGTGCAATACTAATTACACCGCGAGTTTAGAAAACTTTAAGTATATACAGCTTAATGTACTTAAAGAGTATGAGGCTTTGTATCCGAACCTAGTTTTAGGCTTAAGTGATCACACTCCTGGACATACCACCGTGTTAGGGGCAGTGGCGTTTGGTGCAAGAATGATTGAAAAACATTTTACTGACGACACAACTCGTATTGGACCTGATCACGCATTTTCAATGGACCCGCAGTCTTGGAAAGAGATGGTTAACGCTACTCGTGAGCTGGAAAATGCAATGGGTACAGGAATCAAAAAGATAGAAGAAAATGAACTAGAAACTGTTGTTTTACAGAGACGTTCTATCAGGTTAAAACACGACATTACCGCTAACACAACTCTTCAGAAAGAGGATTTAGAAGTGCTTCGACCATGTCCTAAAGATGCGATTCCTCCTTATGAAATAGAACAAGTTATTGGGAAGTCTGTCTGCAAAAATTTAATCAAAGGAGAGCACCTTAAATGGAGCGATCTCATTTAA
- a CDS encoding sugar nucleotide-binding protein: protein MQRFSDKEKLLILGSGGLLGSYVSKHLASDFSIYEHSRNPFNTFKADMLKLEEVKRLLNKVQPNTVLNLVALADVDACANVQNAYLGNVKTAENLAESVQTHSSQPYVLHISTDHVYDARQPNSESQVCLTNNYAFSKYASEMAFKGIKASCLRTNFFGKSVAQKRSFSDWIVESLSSGDQIHVFNDVFFNPLSLCTLSKNIAKISSLQPVGIFNLGSREGMSKAEFAFSLAEELGLPTKLLKPKSVNEATFLKEYRPRGMLMNVEKIESLLEQQMPTLRDEIKLVSKEYKGE, encoded by the coding sequence ATGCAAAGGTTTTCAGATAAAGAAAAACTGCTTATTCTAGGTTCTGGTGGATTGTTAGGTAGTTATGTTAGTAAACACTTGGCTTCGGATTTTTCTATATATGAACATAGCCGAAATCCATTTAACACCTTTAAAGCCGATATGCTTAAGCTGGAAGAGGTAAAAAGGTTATTAAATAAAGTCCAGCCTAATACAGTTTTGAATTTGGTTGCTTTAGCCGATGTGGATGCTTGTGCTAATGTTCAAAATGCGTATTTAGGGAATGTTAAAACAGCTGAGAACTTAGCTGAAAGTGTGCAAACACATTCTTCTCAGCCATATGTCCTACATATCTCAACTGATCATGTTTATGATGCCCGTCAGCCTAATTCTGAAAGCCAAGTTTGTTTAACCAATAATTATGCTTTTTCTAAATATGCATCGGAAATGGCTTTTAAAGGCATAAAAGCGAGCTGCTTAAGAACCAATTTTTTTGGAAAAAGTGTGGCACAAAAAAGAAGCTTTTCAGATTGGATTGTAGAGTCGCTCTCTAGTGGTGATCAAATTCATGTTTTTAACGATGTGTTTTTTAACCCTTTATCACTTTGTACATTGAGCAAAAACATTGCAAAAATTTCAAGTTTACAGCCTGTAGGTATTTTTAATTTAGGCTCTCGTGAAGGAATGAGCAAAGCCGAATTTGCCTTTAGTTTGGCAGAAGAGTTGGGGTTGCCAACCAAGTTACTAAAACCAAAAAGTGTTAATGAAGCCACTTTCTTAAAAGAGTATCGGCCTAGAGGGATGTTAATGAATGTAGAAAAAATTGAATCGCTACTAGAACAACAAATGCCAACATTAAGAGATGAAATAAAACTGGTTTCTAAGGAGTATAAAGGTGAGTAA